One Campylobacter concisus DNA segment encodes these proteins:
- a CDS encoding YqhA family protein, giving the protein MRKIFERILLASNSFTLFPVIFGLLGAIVLFIIASYDVGKVLLEVYKYFFAADFHVENFHSEVVGEVVGAIDLYLMALVLYIFSFGIYELFISEITQLKQSKQSKVLEVHSLDELKDKLGKVIVMVLIVNFFQRVLHANFTTPLEMAYLAASILALCLGLYFLHKGDH; this is encoded by the coding sequence TTGCGTAAAATATTCGAGAGAATTTTGCTTGCAAGCAACAGCTTCACGCTTTTTCCAGTGATCTTTGGACTTTTAGGTGCGATCGTGCTTTTCATCATCGCAAGTTATGATGTCGGCAAGGTGCTTTTAGAGGTTTATAAATATTTCTTCGCTGCAGATTTTCACGTTGAAAATTTCCACTCAGAGGTCGTTGGTGAGGTCGTTGGAGCGATCGATCTATACTTGATGGCGCTTGTTCTTTATATATTTAGCTTCGGAATTTACGAGCTTTTCATCTCAGAGATCACACAGCTAAAGCAGTCAAAGCAGAGCAAGGTGCTTGAAGTGCATTCGCTTGATGAGCTAAAAGACAAGCTTGGCAAAGTGATCGTCATGGTTTTAATCGTAAATTTCTTCCAAAGAGTGCTTCACGCAAACTTCACAACACCGCTTGAGATGGCCTATCTTGCGGCTTCTATCCTAGCGCTTTGCCTTGGACTTTACTTCCTTCACAAGGGAGATCACTAA
- a CDS encoding aspartate-semialdehyde dehydrogenase codes for MRKFNVAVVGATGAVGEELFRVMEEVDFPVGELLPLASAKSVGMEIEFKGKHYKVKELTEKVFSEHEIDIAFFSAGGSVSEKFAKFAADSGAVVIDNTSHFRMDKDIPLVVPECNPSDIAMWKNRGIIANPNCSTIQMVQILKPLNDAFGINRVDVSTYQAASGAGKEGMEELVVQMQKFFEFKLDECEPKVFAHRLALNVIPHIDVFLDNDYTKEEMKMVNETQKILHKDIEVSATCVRVPVLRSHSEAITIHFDKDVSADAAREVLSKAPSVVVVDNPAKKEYPMPTISSDTNETYVGRIRVDNFRSNVLHLWCSADQIRVGAATNAVRIAQKWTTMHE; via the coding sequence ATGAGAAAATTTAACGTAGCGGTCGTTGGTGCTACTGGAGCGGTAGGCGAAGAGCTTTTTAGAGTTATGGAGGAGGTTGATTTCCCAGTTGGTGAGCTTTTGCCACTTGCAAGTGCAAAGAGCGTTGGCATGGAGATCGAATTTAAGGGCAAACACTACAAAGTAAAAGAGCTAACCGAGAAAGTTTTTAGCGAGCACGAGATCGATATCGCATTTTTTAGCGCAGGCGGCTCAGTTTCAGAGAAATTTGCCAAATTTGCAGCCGACAGCGGCGCGGTAGTTATCGACAATACTAGCCATTTTAGGATGGATAAAGATATCCCGCTTGTCGTGCCTGAGTGTAATCCTAGCGACATCGCTATGTGGAAAAACCGCGGCATCATCGCTAATCCAAACTGCTCAACCATCCAAATGGTTCAAATTTTAAAACCCCTAAACGACGCTTTTGGCATCAACAGGGTCGATGTTTCTACCTATCAAGCAGCAAGTGGCGCTGGCAAAGAGGGTATGGAGGAGCTTGTTGTGCAGATGCAAAAGTTTTTTGAATTTAAGCTTGATGAGTGCGAGCCAAAGGTCTTTGCACACCGCCTAGCGCTAAACGTGATCCCACACATCGACGTTTTTTTGGATAACGACTATACAAAAGAAGAGATGAAAATGGTCAATGAAACGCAAAAGATTCTTCACAAAGATATCGAAGTGAGCGCTACTTGCGTGCGTGTGCCAGTGCTTAGAAGCCACTCTGAGGCGATCACTATCCACTTTGATAAGGACGTGAGCGCAGATGCGGCAAGAGAGGTTTTAAGCAAAGCTCCAAGCGTCGTCGTAGTCGATAATCCAGCAAAAAAAGAGTATCCGATGCCTACTATCTCAAGCGATACAAACGAGACTTATGTTGGCAGGATCAGGGTTGATAACTTTAGATCAAATGTGCTTCACCTTTGGTGCAGTGCCGACCAGATCCGCGTTGGAGCTGCGACAAATGCCGTCAGGATCGCACAAAAATGGACCACGATGCATGAGTAG
- a CDS encoding sigma-54-dependent transcriptional regulator — protein sequence MNIVIVEDDINMRKSLEIALGEYEELNIKSYKSAVEALKKLSDDADLIITDINMPKMDGLEFIKELNGKFDVIIMTGNATLNKAIESVRLGVKDFLTKPFDVSTLYEAIKRVETLKQKTPKSIKKVETKSENNGFLATSKALEATLNIALKAARTDASVMLSGESGVGKEVFAKFIHANSPRKDAAFIALNMAAIPENLIESELFGFEKGAFTDAATTKKGQFELANGGTLFLDEIGEMPINLQPKLLRALQEREITRLGATKSEKIDVRIICATNANLELAMKEGRFREDLFYRLNTIPLFIPPLRERKDEILPIAQDALDKCCKEYGFEAKNFSKAAKEELLGYDYPGNIRELISVVQRAAILSEGDEILPKDLFLQARSKK from the coding sequence ATGAATATCGTCATAGTAGAAGATGACATCAATATGCGAAAGTCGCTTGAGATCGCACTTGGCGAGTATGAAGAGCTAAACATTAAAAGCTACAAGAGCGCAGTTGAAGCTCTAAAAAAGCTAAGCGACGACGCTGATCTAATAATCACTGATATAAACATGCCAAAGATGGACGGACTTGAGTTCATTAAAGAGTTAAATGGCAAATTTGACGTCATCATAATGACTGGAAACGCCACACTTAACAAGGCGATCGAGAGCGTTAGGCTCGGCGTGAAGGACTTTTTAACCAAGCCATTTGACGTCTCAACTCTATATGAAGCGATAAAAAGGGTAGAGACGCTAAAACAAAAAACTCCAAAAAGCATAAAAAAAGTTGAAACTAAAAGCGAAAATAACGGCTTTTTAGCCACTTCAAAGGCGCTTGAAGCCACGCTAAATATCGCGCTAAAAGCTGCAAGAACAGACGCCTCAGTCATGCTTAGTGGCGAAAGTGGCGTTGGTAAGGAGGTCTTTGCTAAATTTATCCACGCAAACTCACCTAGAAAAGATGCGGCATTTATCGCTTTAAATATGGCTGCGATCCCTGAAAATTTGATAGAAAGTGAGCTTTTTGGCTTTGAAAAGGGCGCCTTTACAGACGCAGCGACTACCAAAAAAGGGCAGTTTGAGCTGGCAAATGGCGGAACGCTATTTTTAGATGAGATCGGCGAGATGCCTATAAATTTACAGCCAAAATTGCTTCGTGCCTTGCAGGAGCGCGAGATAACAAGGCTTGGTGCTACAAAGAGCGAAAAGATAGACGTTCGCATCATCTGCGCTACAAATGCAAATTTAGAGCTTGCTATGAAAGAGGGCAGGTTTAGAGAGGATCTTTTCTACCGCCTAAACACGATCCCGCTTTTTATACCGCCACTTCGCGAGCGAAAAGACGAAATTTTACCTATCGCGCAGGATGCTTTGGACAAATGCTGCAAAGAGTATGGCTTTGAGGCTAAAAATTTCTCAAAAGCAGCCAAAGAGGAGCTTTTGGGCTATGACTACCCAGGCAACATAAGAGAGCTCATCTCGGTCGTGCAGCGTGCGGCGATACTAAGCGAGGGCGATGAAATTTTACCAAAAGATCTATTTTTGCAAGCAAGAAGTAAAAAATAG
- a CDS encoding LPP20 family lipoprotein — MKVKILSFALMVAIFGGCSFNGFMGEPTSTSNRNVVIQKVDKDDLREVMKKEKMIYDSAPRETTFRATGEGIAPLNSLSYAQSVTLAKRAAMADAYSQLAGKLYGVKINAEDTVRDAMLNDSSITSKVQGLVKNARIVNENFKDGLYKVNMELKIDEDKWREVFSY, encoded by the coding sequence ATGAAGGTTAAAATTTTATCTTTTGCTTTGATGGTTGCTATTTTTGGTGGTTGCTCATTTAATGGCTTTATGGGCGAGCCAACTAGCACATCAAACCGCAACGTAGTCATCCAAAAGGTCGATAAAGACGATCTTAGAGAGGTGATGAAAAAAGAGAAGATGATATATGATAGCGCTCCAAGAGAGACCACTTTTAGAGCCACAGGCGAGGGCATAGCTCCGCTAAATTCGCTCTCATACGCTCAGTCTGTTACACTTGCGAAAAGAGCGGCGATGGCTGATGCTTATTCGCAGCTTGCAGGCAAGCTTTACGGCGTAAAGATCAATGCTGAAGACACCGTAAGAGATGCGATGCTAAACGACTCATCTATCACTTCAAAGGTTCAAGGTCTTGTCAAAAATGCAAGGATCGTGAATGAAAATTTCAAAGACGGGCTTTATAAGGTAAATATGGAGCTTAAGATAGACGAAGATAAGTGGCGAGAAGTCTTTTCTTACTAA
- the gyrA gene encoding DNA gyrase subunit A: MKDNLLELTQDIASVDIEDSIKNSYLDYSMSVIVGRALPDARDGLKPVHRRILYAMDNLGVGSRSAYMKSARIVGEVIGKYHPHGDTAVYDALVRMAQKFSMRYPVVDGQGNFGSIDGDSAAAMRYTEARMTMLTEELLKDIDKDTVDFVPNYDDREVEPDVLPSRVPNLLLNGSSGIAVGMATNIPPHSLDELIDGLLLLLENKEATLEEVMEFIKGPDFPTGGIIFGKKGIIEAYRTGRGRVKLRAKTHIEKKPNKDVIVIDELPYQTNKARLIEQIAELVKDKQIDGISEVRDESDKDGIRVVIELKRDAMSDIVLNNLFKSTTMESTFGVIMLAINNKEPKVFNLIELLKLFLNHRKTVIIRRTIFELEKARARAHILEGLKIALDNIDEVIELIRNSADTAVAREGLMSKFNLSELQANAILDMRLSKLTGLEREKLEAELAELMAEIARLDEILKSETLLENLIKEELLEIKNKFKVPRVTEIVDDYDDIDIEDLIPNENMVVTITHRGYIKRVPSKQYEKQKRGGKGKVAVTTYDDDFIESFFTSNTHDTLMFVTDRGQLYWLKVYKIPEGSRTAKGKAVVNLIQLQPDEKIKAIIPTTDFDESKSLAFFTKNGIVKRTNLSEFKNIRSVGVRAISLDENDELVTALIAQTYDDMPVTDPENELSVETEVLEVEELQNEIDEDSVNAEEDANSGDETMLFVVTKKGMCLKFKISKVRQMGRTARGVTGIKFKEPGDEVVGAAVIESNDQEILSISQKGIGKRTTADEYRLTNRGGKGVICMKLTSRTGDLVGVVMVDEEQDLMALTSSGKMIRVDMQSIRKAGRNTSGVIVVNVDGDDVVSIARCPKADDGEDEDEAPSEDMGLLE; encoded by the coding sequence ATGAAAGACAATCTACTTGAATTAACTCAAGATATCGCTTCAGTTGATATCGAAGATTCTATAAAAAATAGCTATCTTGACTACTCTATGAGCGTCATCGTTGGACGTGCTTTGCCTGACGCTAGAGACGGACTAAAGCCAGTTCATAGAAGAATTTTATACGCTATGGATAACCTAGGCGTTGGCAGCAGAAGTGCTTATATGAAGTCAGCTCGTATCGTCGGTGAAGTCATCGGTAAGTACCACCCACACGGCGACACAGCGGTTTATGACGCACTTGTTCGTATGGCTCAGAAATTTTCTATGCGCTATCCAGTTGTTGATGGACAAGGAAACTTTGGCTCTATTGACGGCGACAGCGCAGCTGCGATGCGTTATACAGAAGCTAGAATGACTATGCTTACTGAAGAGCTTTTAAAAGATATCGACAAAGACACGGTTGATTTTGTACCAAACTACGATGATAGAGAGGTCGAGCCAGATGTTTTGCCTAGCCGTGTGCCAAATTTATTATTAAATGGCTCAAGCGGCATTGCTGTTGGTATGGCGACAAATATCCCGCCACACAGCCTTGATGAGCTAATAGACGGTCTTTTGCTACTTCTTGAAAACAAAGAGGCGACACTTGAAGAGGTGATGGAATTTATAAAAGGTCCAGACTTCCCAACTGGCGGTATCATCTTTGGTAAAAAGGGCATCATAGAGGCCTACCGCACAGGTCGTGGCAGGGTCAAACTAAGAGCCAAAACTCACATAGAAAAAAAGCCAAACAAAGATGTCATAGTAATCGACGAGCTGCCTTATCAAACAAACAAAGCAAGGCTCATCGAGCAGATCGCTGAGCTTGTAAAAGATAAACAGATAGATGGCATCAGCGAGGTTAGAGATGAGTCTGACAAGGACGGCATCCGTGTAGTCATCGAGCTAAAACGCGACGCTATGAGTGACATCGTGCTAAACAACCTATTTAAATCAACCACGATGGAGAGCACTTTTGGCGTTATTATGCTTGCTATTAATAACAAAGAGCCAAAGGTATTTAACCTTATCGAGCTACTTAAGCTATTTTTAAATCACAGAAAAACCGTTATCATTAGAAGGACGATATTTGAGCTTGAAAAAGCACGCGCAAGAGCCCACATCTTAGAGGGCCTAAAGATCGCACTTGATAATATCGACGAGGTGATCGAGCTTATTAGAAATAGTGCTGATACGGCGGTTGCTAGAGAAGGCTTGATGAGTAAATTTAACCTCTCAGAGCTTCAAGCAAACGCTATCCTTGATATGCGTTTAAGCAAGCTTACAGGCTTAGAGAGAGAAAAACTAGAGGCCGAGCTAGCCGAGCTTATGGCTGAGATCGCAAGACTTGATGAAATTTTAAAGAGCGAGACATTGCTTGAAAATTTGATCAAAGAAGAGCTTCTTGAGATCAAAAATAAATTTAAAGTACCAAGAGTGACTGAGATCGTTGATGACTACGATGATATCGACATTGAAGACCTCATACCAAATGAAAATATGGTCGTAACCATAACTCACCGCGGCTACATCAAGCGTGTGCCAAGCAAGCAGTATGAGAAGCAAAAACGTGGTGGCAAGGGCAAAGTAGCGGTCACAACATATGATGATGACTTTATAGAGAGCTTCTTTACTTCAAATACTCACGATACGCTTATGTTTGTGACTGACCGCGGACAGCTATACTGGCTAAAAGTCTATAAGATCCCAGAGGGAAGCCGCACAGCAAAGGGCAAAGCAGTTGTAAATTTGATCCAGTTGCAGCCTGATGAGAAGATCAAAGCGATCATCCCAACGACTGACTTTGACGAGAGCAAATCGCTAGCGTTCTTCACTAAAAATGGCATCGTAAAACGCACAAATTTAAGCGAATTTAAAAACATCCGCTCAGTTGGCGTAAGAGCTATAAGCCTCGATGAGAACGACGAGCTAGTAACTGCGCTCATCGCTCAAACATACGATGATATGCCGGTCACCGATCCTGAAAACGAGCTAAGCGTTGAGACAGAGGTGCTTGAAGTTGAAGAGCTTCAAAACGAGATCGACGAAGATAGTGTAAATGCCGAAGAAGACGCAAACTCAGGCGATGAGACAATGCTATTTGTCGTTACTAAAAAGGGTATGTGTCTTAAATTTAAGATCAGCAAGGTTCGCCAAATGGGTAGAACTGCACGCGGCGTAACTGGCATTAAATTTAAAGAGCCAGGCGATGAGGTCGTAGGTGCAGCAGTCATCGAAAGCAATGACCAAGAAATTTTAAGCATATCTCAAAAAGGTATCGGCAAGCGAACAACCGCTGACGAGTACCGCTTGACAAACCGCGGCGGCAAAGGCGTCATCTGCATGAAGCTAACAAGCAGAACAGGCGATCTAGTGGGCGTTGTGATGGTTGATGAAGAGCAAGATCTGATGGCTCTAACATCAAGCGGCAAGATGATAAGAGTTGATATGCAAAGCATCCGCAAAGCAGGACGTAACACAAGCGGCGTGATCGTGGTAAATGTAGATGGCGATGATGTTGTAAGTATTGCAAGATGCCCTAAGGCAGATGATGGCGAAGATGAGGATGAAGCACCAAGCGAAGATATGGGGCTTTTGGAATAA